TCAAACAAATGGTCTCTTTGAAACATATAGCCTATTTCTTTATTTGTCTTTTCAACTTTTTTACCATTAATAACTACTTCGCCCTTAGAAGGTTCTAAAAGTCCAGCTATTATAGATAAAAGAGTTGATTTTCCACACCCACTTGGACCAACTAAAACTACTATTTCTCCATGATAAATATCAAGAGTAATATTTTTTAAAGCATCAGTTTCCCCATCTATAGTGTGATAAATTTTACTGACGTTTTTAATTTCTACAACTTTTTTTCTGTTCATTTATATGCCTCCTTGAGGAGAAAATTAGCATGATTGCATATATTATTTTATTCAGTAAATATAAAAGGTGTGATAAGTTAAGAATAAAATCTTTTAATACGATTCATTAGAAAGGGAGATGAAATGAAAAATCAAGAAATTGAAGTTATTATTAATACTCCAGATGAAGAAATATTACAAGAAATGATGGCTAAGGCAATAGCGAGTATTGTTGTAGAGAAAATCAATAATATATATGCAACTAAAATAGAATTGTTGTATGAAAAGATATTTGAAAATAAGTAAATAAACTAAGTTATTGGAAGGAATTGGGTATCTTGATATAGAAATACAGACATATTAGTTTATGTTTTTATATAATGATTTTTCTTAGGTTTGAGTCAAGGGGGAAAGTTTATGAAAAATAATAGCATTAAATCTAAATTTATAATAACTATCACTGTAGTTTCTTTATTA
Above is a window of Caloranaerobacter ferrireducens DNA encoding:
- a CDS encoding ATP-binding cassette domain-containing protein; its protein translation is MNRKKVVEIKNVSKIYHTIDGETDALKNITLDIYHGEIVVLVGPSGCGKSTLLSIIAGLLEPSKGEVVINGKKVEKTNKEIGYMFQRDHLF